The Deltaproteobacteria bacterium PRO3 genomic sequence AAGGCCCAGCGAAACACAAGGTTTTTTTGAAAGATATGATGAGGATCATGTTTTGCCCTCCCAAGTGAGGGAAAATCGAAAAATCGCTCCGGATGCCGGCCCATTTATGATAAAGGGGGGTCGATGAAAAAATCCTCTTCCAAAAAACGTATCCTCTGGTCCTTCAACCCCTTTCAAAACGACCCCAAGGTCCTGAAAAACGCGGTGGCCCTGCTGAAGCTGCTGTCGAAGCAAACGGGCCTGAAGGTCGAGCCGGTCTACGTCGTCAGCCCCGCCGAGGTGAACGTCGTCCTCGAGTTCAGCGTCCCCGCCAAGGACCGCTACCAGGCCGTCGCCCAGCTGGAGTGCGAGAAGGTCTTGAAGAAGATCCAATTCCCCGGCCTGCTGCCCGCGACCGTCCTGGTCGAAAACCAGGTCCGGCTCAGCGCCAGCGCCAAGGCCCTCGCGGCCTATGCCGAAAAGACCGGGGCCTACGCGCTCGTGATCGGGACCCACGGCAAGAGCGGCCTGGGGCGGGTGCTGCTCGGCAGCTTCGCCGAGACCCTGCTCTATCACGCCAAAAACCCCGTGCTCCTGGTCAATCCCCACCTGCGGGCGCCGGCCGCCCTCAAGCACTTCCTCTTCGCCAGCGACTTCAGCCCGGCCTCGCGACGGGCCTTCGGCGAATTCTGCGCCTTCCTCAAGCCGCTCAAGGCCAAGGCCACCTTGTATCACGTCGTGCCCAAGCCCTTTCCCTGGGCCTCCCCCGCCACGGCCTACCTGCTGGGCACCCAGACCCTGAACGAGGCCCAGTACCTGCGCGAGGTCGCCCGGGAAAACCTGGACAAGGCGGAAGAATTCCAAAAGGTGGCCAAAAAGGCGGGTGTCCCCTGCGAGGTGCGCCTCGAGACCAGCGACGAGGACGTCGCCATGGCCATCCTCAGGCGGGTCAAGGGCCTGAAGGCCGACGGCGTCGGCCTCGCCGCCCAGACCGGGCGCTGGGAGACCGCGCTGCTCGGCAGCACCTCCCGCGGCCTGCTCCGCGAGGGGCGAATTCCGGTTTGGGTCCTGCGCGCCTCGTGATACCATCTCGGCGGGGTGACCGCGCGTGCCTGAGTTGATCCTCCGACAAGTCGGCATCGACACTTACCAAGAGAACATCGCCTATCTGCCGATGGGCTGCGATATCTGCCGCAGCCAGGGCTTCGGCGCCCTCTCCAAGATCGAGGTGCACTACGGCGGCCGCAGCATCCTCGCCACGCTCAACATGACCGAGAATGGACTCGTCACCGGCGGCGAGATCGGCCTCAGCCACGCCGCCTTCCGCCGCCTCGGCGCCCCCGAGGGGGCCCGCGTCTCGCTCTCGCACCCCAACCCCCTGCTCTCCTTCGACTTCGTCCGGCACAAGCTGGAAGGGGGGCACCTCGACAAGAGCCAATTCTTGGCCATCCTGAGCGACATCGTCGCCTACCGCTACTCCAACATCGAGCTGACCGCCTTCGTGATCGCCTGCTACCAGCAGACCCTCACCGAGCCCGA encodes the following:
- a CDS encoding universal stress protein → MKKSSSKKRILWSFNPFQNDPKVLKNAVALLKLLSKQTGLKVEPVYVVSPAEVNVVLEFSVPAKDRYQAVAQLECEKVLKKIQFPGLLPATVLVENQVRLSASAKALAAYAEKTGAYALVIGTHGKSGLGRVLLGSFAETLLYHAKNPVLLVNPHLRAPAALKHFLFASDFSPASRRAFGEFCAFLKPLKAKATLYHVVPKPFPWASPATAYLLGTQTLNEAQYLREVARENLDKAEEFQKVAKKAGVPCEVRLETSDEDVAMAILRRVKGLKADGVGLAAQTGRWETALLGSTSRGLLREGRIPVWVLRAS